From Anopheles arabiensis isolate DONGOLA chromosome 3, AaraD3, whole genome shotgun sequence, a single genomic window includes:
- the LOC120904986 gene encoding m-AAA protease-interacting protein 1, mitochondrial — protein MFVVQSGAVKFKQFSRSFSSFSRFAISCSRSTAVGTTSPLCGKHSPRTLAAWSPSTASAFGGSPMVNNNHNIVQMRWNSTDEQSSRQRIRKRLMLMDFPQLVWPSVIKTIRNWIMVHFIIRPYFDREFSLPEFIQGTKQALQVVSSSLAGGEVKQLEGLVDRAALADLKQSLAKMSVAERYDIQVEKEDVYFSFPYQVGVMFDESDDDSQKRFVEITMVFHVLRGLKGMIERGETVPLNVGVLPEFRDKISICNYRFIKEFTKGVDSDWTVNVVNHFKPSDYVEE, from the exons ATGTTTGTTGTTCAAAGTGGTGCAGTAAAATTCAAGCAATTTTCGCGAAGTTTTAGTAGTTTTTCGCGTTTTGCAATCAGTTGTAGTAGGAGCACTGCCGTAGGAACTACTTCGCCACTATGTGGCAAACACTCGCCGCGTACTCTGGCCGCGTGGTCGCCAAGCACAGCAAGTGCCTTCGGCGGCTCGCCGATGGTAAACAACAATCACAACATTGTGCAAATGCGATGGAACTCCACCGATGAACAATCTTCCCGTCAGCGGATtcgcaaacgactcatgctgATGGATTTCCCGCAGCTGGTGTGGCCTTCGGTGATAAAAACCATCCGGAACTGGATCATGGTTCACTTCATCATCCGGCCGTACTTCGACCGGGAGTTTTCCCTTCCCGAATTCATTCAGGGAACGAAACAAGCTTTGCAG GTTGTATCTTCATCGCTTGCCGGAGGCGAAGTGAAGCAGTTGGAAGGATTGGTTGACCGAGCGGCCTTAGCGGATCTAAAACAGTCACTAGCAAAAATGTCCGTCGCCGAACGATATGACATACAGGTGGAGAAAGAGGATGTATATTTCTCCTTTCCCTACCAGGTCGGCGTAATGTTTGACGAATCGGACGACGACAGCCAGAAGCGATTCGTTGAAATAACGATGGTTTTCCACGTGCTGAGAGGCCTCAAGGGAATGATCGAACGTGGCGAAACGGTCCCGCTGAATGTGGG GGTCCTGCCAGAATTCCGGGACAAGATTAGCATCTGCAACTATCGTTTCATCAAGGAGTTTACCAAAGGCGTCGACTCGGACTGGACTGTGAATGTAGTGAATCACTTCAAGCCAAGTGACTACGTCGAAGAATAA